A region of the Bacteroidota bacterium genome:
CATTGCCACCAACAAATAGGACAAAATGCAATTGCTGCCGAGAATGGCCAGGTTCCTTACCCTGACGGACAAGTGGCAATACCCAATATCCTGAAAGTTATTCATACCCTTTTAGTTTGTATTGATGGATGAGGTGGGAGCGATCCCCGAGCTGCCCGAGATTTACTTGAAAGGACAGGCTGACGCTGGGCTTCAGCGACAGCTTTCTATTTCCTACAAAATACTGCGAATACCCCGCTCCATCGGCAACAAACAACGGCAGATTTCGATTGGGACTGACAGGGCTTCTCAAATAGGTGCGCATCCCTAGCCTGAAGTAACCCACCCGAAATCCCAATTCCAGGTAATAGTCAAGGTTCTTGAATTGGAGCACTTTGTTGAATACCAATCCACCTACGTTCAGCGTGTCATAGGTCATGACCTCCTTGCCAATCCGCAAATTGGACCGCTGCCAGAACGCAGCCCCTACGCCGGCATCAAAAGAAACTTCATCATCCAACGGAAAATATGCCGACAATCCTGCGCCTGCCTCTTTCGTGATCAGTCCCAGCGGTACCGTCGTGGGGGCGTCATTCAACATAAGACGATGATAGTTGGTGGGGCCTGTTTGGTCTGCCAATGCCGAACCCGAGATGTAGATGGAATCAGAGGCGCTCCCGATCGAATGTACCCGCGAATTGAGATAAGCATGCGCAAAAAGACGGTTCCATTTGAGGAACCTTGGGCCAACCAAATGGACCCTGCCATCGAAATTGTAGGGCAAAAATTCCCAAGGTGCCACATTTCTTTTGGCTCCCGCATAGCGTGGACCAACGCCGCCCAATACCCCTACCTCCAAAAGAACGATACCGCGCATCATCTTGGCAATGTCTCCATGCAACGAATAAACCCGGTAACGGTTCGTCACCCGACCTTCGGCGTTGATGACTTTGCCTTGCAGAATCGACTGTTTGAAGCCCCATCCGATAGTTCTCCAGTTACCTTCAAAAACCGAACCATCGGCCAAATAAGTTTTCCCTTCTCCTCCCTCTGTTCCTCGGAACAGGCTCCCTTCAAATTTGATTTTCCCCTTTTCGTCAAACAGCTGAACCTCCCCATTGGGACGGCCCTCAACAAAATTACTGCTGAGTTTCAGTTGCCCATTCGCATAGTACTCCTTGGCATTCCCGTTCACTCTGCCGTTGAGCCAATTGCCGTCGAATTGAACGTTTCCATTCGGGAAATACGACTTCCCGAGACCGTTTCGCGCGCCAGCTTGAAAAGCCCCTCCGTATTGCAGCTTTCCGCCCGGCCCATATTCCCTTCCTTGGCCGCTGTAAAACCCGTTTTTCCATTCGCCCTCATACAATGGAAGGGAGTCCGAACCATAAAAGCCACCATACCCATCGCGCAAACCAGCCCGAAACTCTCCGAAATAGTACTTGCCCGAAAACCCCAATTCGCTTCGACTTTCCATCACCCCTTGCGTGGTATAAACCGTCCAATCCTTTTTATAGCCAAGTCCAGATTGCAGATTGTTGTAATAGGTGCCCATTTCCAACAGAATTGGTTTGTTGTTCAGAATGACATACATTTCGCCTTTCCCGTTTTTTGCACCTTGTTTGAATTCGCCCTTGTAGAGGTAGGGGATTTTCATATGGTAAAGTGCTTGAATGCTTGGCGAATTCTGACAATCACCCTCGATGCACTTCATCTTGAGGCGATTCGCATCAGCATCTTGCTTGCGTGCGTCCCAAATCGTAAGCAAAGCGGTGCCCGCAGTTTTAATGAATTCAAGCATAT
Encoded here:
- a CDS encoding toxin-antitoxin system YwqK family antitoxin, with protein sequence MKTKLLLFLFFMLAVMQLGFGQCPQVPEDCIEEDRRAKLTDQMVMEEAAQRRQAEGGEDMLEFIKTAGTALLTIWDARKQDADANRLKMKCIEGDCQNSPSIQALYHMKIPYLYKGEFKQGAKNGKGEMYVILNNKPILLEMGTYYNNLQSGLGYKKDWTVYTTQGVMESRSELGFSGKYYFGEFRAGLRDGYGGFYGSDSLPLYEGEWKNGFYSGQGREYGPGGKLQYGGAFQAGARNGLGKSYFPNGNVQFDGNWLNGRVNGNAKEYYANGQLKLSSNFVEGRPNGEVQLFDEKGKIKFEGSLFRGTEGGEGKTYLADGSVFEGNWRTIGWGFKQSILQGKVINAEGRVTNRYRVYSLHGDIAKMMRGIVLLEVGVLGGVGPRYAGAKRNVAPWEFLPYNFDGRVHLVGPRFLKWNRLFAHAYLNSRVHSIGSASDSIYISGSALADQTGPTNYHRLMLNDAPTTVPLGLITKEAGAGLSAYFPLDDEVSFDAGVGAAFWQRSNLRIGKEVMTYDTLNVGGLVFNKVLQFKNLDYYLELGFRVGYFRLGMRTYLRSPVSPNRNLPLFVADGAGYSQYFVGNRKLSLKPSVSLSFQVNLGQLGDRSHLIHQYKLKGYE